A genomic segment from Pelobates fuscus isolate aPelFus1 chromosome 7, aPelFus1.pri, whole genome shotgun sequence encodes:
- the CIMAP2 gene encoding ciliary microtubule-associated protein 2 gives MADKRFSGAPFGSQSARFDVSAIHPDNKKPGTYTEVPYCRKATSEEVRRLGPGTYEAAPGDFSPLVLQRKAAGPGWKREEETKRLSQMPHFLFKETLERNHLLRQSLGPGRYNMKSFVEILEEKPASELGVCSTRETRFKEDQKICNPGPGTYGNPYKLTEERAAKSASSKGLMENEKTINRLPQSAGSGLGPGTYNVKNFVAESLKHRAGKRGLYDLSISSRDQLIYGHFGSQHSLKLKEYEPGQYPKTSFTEELGSGYKKKHGTFGKIAQYPEVPTERMCRSTLAHCPRPSKSPGPGFYDVKPSFTPRPETGVPFLCSAKRFERKSCSLLSGNMNPVGVGRYDITKELHGKTATCFRAPFLSKSGRSFGNPTRYKFLEERMQPKNIHTATVRSPHISLITA, from the exons ATGGCGGACAAGAGGTTCAGCGGAGCGCCCTTCGGCAGCCAGAGTGCCAG ATTTGATGTATCGGCAATTCACCCTGATAATAAAAAACCTGGTACATACACAGAAGTACCCTACTGCCGAAAGGCAACGTCAGAGGAA GTTAGGCGACTGGGACCAGGAACATATGAAGCTGCTCCAGGTGATTTCAGCCCGTTGGTCCTTCAGAGAAAGGCTGCAGGACCGGGCTGGAAGAGAGAAGAAGAAACGAAAAGGCTCTCACAAATGCCACACTTTTTGTTCAAGGAAACACTGGAGAGGAACCATTTGCTG AGGCAGAGCTTGGGTCCTGGACGCTACAACATGAAGTCTTTTGTGGAAATCCTGGAGGAGAAGCCTGCTAGTGAACTGGGAGTGTGTAGCACTAGAGAAACTCGATTCAAGGAGGATCAGAAG ATTTGCAATCCTGGACCCGGCACTTATGGGAATCCATACAAATTGACCGAGGAGAGAGCCGCCAAGTCAGCCAGCAGCAAGGGCCTCATGGAAAATGAAAAAACTATTAATCGGTTACCCCAATCTGCG GGCTCTGGCTTGGGACCAGGTACATACAATGTGAAAAACTTTGTTGCTGAAAGTTTGAAACATAGAGCTGGCAAAAGGGGACTTTATGACCTTTCCATTTCATCCAGAGATCAACTCATATATGGACATTTTGGGTCACAA cattcccTGAAACTAAAAGAATATGAACCTGGACAGTATCCAAAAACGTCTTTTACTGAAGAACTGGGAAGTGGATACAAAAAGAAACACGGAACATTTGGGAAAATTGCACAATATCCAGAAGTCCCAACAGAGAGGATGTGCCGCAGCACGCTTGCCCACTGCCCTCGTCCATCA AAATCGCCTGGTCCTGGATTCTATGACGTCAAACCATCTTTTACTCCAAGGCCAGAAACTGGAGTTCCTTTCTTGTGTTCTGCTAAACGATTTGAGAGAAAATCTTGCAGCTTGCTTTCTGGAAATATG AATCCAGTTGGCGTTGGTCGCTATGACATCACCAAAGAACTCCACGGGAAAACAGCAACTTGTTTTAGGGCGCCATTTTTATCTAAATCAGGGCGCTCTTTCGGAAACcctacaagatacaaatttttagA GGAGCGCATGCAGCCAAAGAACATACATACAGCAACTGTGAGATCTCCACACATTTCACTCATCACTGCTTGA